ggtagggtTTCTTCCCTTTTCCCTGTCCTTTTCTCTTCCCTTTTACatcacaaagtgtaatgaattcacACTCCAGTAGGCGgaaatacaagggttgaaaagaCAAATCCATGAATAGGGAGGTTGtgacaaattgtcaaagactccagccacactagtcatagacttttctctctgctacctcacggcaagtggtactggagcgccaagtctaggtccaagaggcttctaaacagcttctacccacaagccataagactcctgaacatctagtcaaatggctacccagactatttgcagtgccccccccccccccccccccccttacaccacttctactctctgttgtcatctatgcatagtcactttaataactctacctacatgtacatattacctcaactaaccggtgcccccacacattgactctgtatccgtACCCggctgtatatagtctcgctattgttatttcactgctgctctttaattacttgttacttttatctcttattcttatctgtattttttgaaactgcatagttggttaagggctcgtaagtaagcatttcactgtaaagtctacacctgttgtattcggcgcatgtgactaatacaatttgatttgaccagaATCACAATCCAGTACGGTAGGTGGCAGTGTATGCACTTTTCAGTTGGTTGCGATCCGCCAATACAAATTTAAAGAAGaagagtggcacacacacacacacacacacacacacacacacacacacggaagtaGACTCAAGAATGTAATGTAGGTAGGCCGTGAATGGCCTCACAcgccagtacagtaggtggcggtataTGCGAACTGACAACCAAATCCTAAAGAAGAAGAATAACAGACGTAAACAAAGAACAAGTCGCACATATTCATTCAAACGAGAGGTATGAAGGATTTTTCATATTCATTCAAGCTATTTAACTTTATAATTACATGGTTTCGTCTCCTTATTATCCTACTTTCAAGCGTTTTCCATTGCTATTCTTCTGCTTCCAGCTAAATGCTTAAAAAAACTACGATAATGTACTGGAAAGGCTAGCAGTYAGCTAGCCAACAAGCCGCTGTTAGCTATAGTTAACATAACCACGACACTAACAATTACCCTACCTGTATAGCAGGTCCACTGACGATTCAACCACAGCGTCAGAAATGAACGGTCAAGCCGATATGGAGGTGGACTACAAGCAGAAATACAAAAATCTCAAACGCAAATTGAAATTCCTGGTTTATGTGAGTCTTAATTTTTCATCCAATTGTCAATGACGTGTTATTARTATAACACCTATTAGCCAAGGAACTGTAATTTACAGAGTTAAACTGTTGTATTTCGTTACTTGTCTCCGTCTAGGAGCAGGAGTGTTTTCAGGAAGAGCTCAGAAGATCCCAGAGGAAGTTGCTCAAAGTGTCCAGAGATAAAAGGTGGTTGGGTGAATCTACAAAGTTTGTTTAGTTTGGACAGATGGGGTGTATTTATTtgtcacactgtagcaaaacctTTTACTACGATGTGCTACTAAGAAATACACCCCTGTTGAAtgtgtacacatactgtacaagcaTGTTCAAAGTTAAAACTGGTCGTTCCTTGGCTTCTCTTCTCTTGCAGTTTTCTGTTGGACCGACTGTTACAATACGAGCGGGTGGACGAGGACTCCTCAGGTAGGACTAAAGCACCAAGTCTCAATGTTTCATTCTCCACAATATCTGTTCTTATCCATAGCTCACCCAATACTGATCATGCAGTTACCTGCCTTGCTGTAGAGTATTTTTAGTATGGATCATGTCAGTATGCTGATGTACAGTGTCTGATTGTCATGCTGTGTTTCAGAWTCTGATGCCACAGCRTCTTCTGAGAACAGTGAAGGAGAGGGCaccagggagagagacggaggaaagAAGTGAGGATGCAGCATGCCAGCAACACAGACAATATTTCAAATTGCACTCTTTCCATCTTTGccattctctctcactgtctcactaTTTATTCAACTCTTGTGAACTCTCTTAGGAGAAGAAGTAGCCCTGGCGTAGGCCTTCCTtcatcctcccatctctctctcctctctcgttctggAGTGAACCCTCTCCAGTCGTCCGGCAGTACCCCCTACCTCAACACAGTGAGTTATGATCGCCTTCCCCTCACTGAATCTATACAATCAATAACTATAACATCATTGATTGTTGCCATTATCGTTTTCTCATTACCGAAGATAATCACTGTTTTGATTTTGGGCATtattaatattgttttattatatgtTTTCCGTTTATCTTTTGTTGTgtatcatgttttattttttggggcTGTATTTGTacctacaatgtgtgtgtgtgtttgttttggaaaTTGTCacggtatgtgtatgtatgtgtgtgtgtgtgtgttttctgttcgTATATGTGTTTGcatctttgtttgtttgtatgcGTGTGTTAAATTGACACatggggcctgtgtgtgtgtgtggcgggcaGTTGCCCTTCCCACCAGAGTATTTGGCTCCACCAGCTGAGAgaatgaagaaagagagaaagacaaaggcgCCCAAACACAAGAAAGAGACATCGGGGAAYgtgagaggggaggaggaggagatcacAGATGAGGGAACAGACATGTGGCACGTAGGCTATTGAGTTAGGGTCTAGAAGAGGGTGTTTCTACAGTATAACTGCACTACATATGACAGGTTAGGTGCAggcctacagtaggctataggaaGGTCCATAACATTTGGACATCGTCAATGAAGTCACATACTGCCATAATATCCTGGACTCTTCATTTTCAATTTCTGACCATTCATTTAAAGGGTTGTTTTTCCTCAGTAGACTAACGACATCCcagatggaaccctattcctgccccagagggctctggtcaaaagtagtgcactataaaggaaatagggtgccatttgggatgcagtccaaGTCAtctactcctctctttctccattgcaTCTCTCATTCCATCTACCTTATTCCTTTTACCTCCTTCCCCTTAGGTGGTGGCCCCTCTAGCAGCCAACTACCCAGCGGGCCCGACTGCCCCTCCCACATCCAGCGCCTCGTTCAACTGGGTGCCCAGGCAGATGCTGAGTGGAGACGCcgcggaggaggagggagagagtgacggAGACTCAGACAGAGGAGACGACgacaggggggaaggagaagaggctGACCTTGTCATCGATATCCCCAAcgagtgaactgtgtgtgtgtgtgtgtgtgtgtaaaggattGTTAGAAAGAGTGTGTAAAAGcacaatgtgagtgtgtgtggattcAACCCCTCCCACTGTCAAATGCTTAGCCAAGCTCCCCCCAGTGGACCTTCAGGTTACTGTAACAATATCTCTCTCTAAACAATGTGACCTGTCATAATAATGTCACTAATTGACTCATTTAATGTAATTTTACTGCCTTCTACTGTTATACAAGTCATGGAAGAAATGGTATTGAAGGCATGGACAGCTACAGGACTGCATACATGTAGCACCTACCTTTTTATAGGAAACTGTCAAATAATGAATTTTCTGTTGGAGATAATGGAGATGTTATGTTTTCTACCAATGACTTTTCAAAATTAAATTGCATTAAAGTGGTAACATTTCAGATGACTGTGGTAGTTGTTGTTGAAAGCCTAATGGAATGGTagtatagtgtacagtatgtgctgcaCAGACATGCAGTATTGTGCCTTTACTCAAAACAACTGTTTCTATTGGCTGTGCCTGGAGACAAAAGCATTTcatgctgcattcataaccaagtgggaaggtggtatttaccacttacgactgggaaaaatccacttaaATGCCCCCTTAAACTCGTAATAACTAGTAGGAAACTCGTATGTCATCCCTGAGCTCTAACTTCTCGCTGACAAAGGTCACAGGTGAAGAGCTTAATTATTATGCTCTCGTCTTTCCTCTCTTGTCATCTCACAGAGGTTGCGATGGATCGGATTGGATGACTccctctatgaatttgagagtggataCATTTCCCAATTTCCCTCAGCTTTACCAAACCAAGTGGCGGCTGAAACACAAAATCCAYAATAATTTTGTCTTTATAGCAGAGAAACTGTAATTCAGTCAATAAGATCTATTTTGGAACCTTGGTGGTGGATAGATCTACTGTGTAATATTCAACACTAGGCCACTGCTGTAAGATATTCTGCTGCGGTTTCACTGTGCACCCTAATAGTGCATGCTTAAGCACTCGGCTACATACACAGAGGAGTCAGCACTTTCTGAGAGGTGTGTGTTGTAACaaagaaaatgaaccattgagCTGTCAATCAGACAGCCAAACCTTGTGGAAACATTGTTTGGGAATGCAGACCTACAGGTAATAGGAGCCGGTTACTAGGTgtgggtctggtgtgtgtgtgcctaacaGTAATGTGAGGTAAAGGTGTAACCAAAAAGAGCTATGAAATGAagtaaggagggagggaaagccAGGTAGCGGTGTAGCTAGAGGGAgaatgtgtgagggagggagggaggaagagtgagCTTgtcagtgagggagggagaagcaGAGTGTAAGCAAGACTGTGCccagacacagacagcacagcacacacagtcCAAGGAGAAAGGCATGGGTGGAGACGCTGATGGGGTAGAAGAGAAAAAAGAAGGGAAAGATTGAGAAAGGGATAAAAGAACGACATACCAGAGATTCCCTGGCTGTCAACCCTAGCTARCGGCCATTATCCTCTCCCATCTGCGTAGATACAGCACAAACCTCTGGATTATttaccagcctctctctctgtgagtgtgtgggttTGCTGAGCTCACCATGCTGCTACTGCGGTGGTGTCCTGCTGGTGTCAGTGTCAGTACTGCAGGCTGGGCAGGCTGGATCTTGCTGGGGCTGACTCTGACTCTGGAGCTGTCTCTACCAGTCACGGCACTATCAGAACCAGACCCAGGCTTCTCCCTCTGCAGACAGAGCTTCTACAGACAGACCCCCCCTCTGGGCGGGGGGGCCCTCCTGACCCCCATCTGTCACAGGCTGCCAGGGGGACAGTTGTTTGCCACGCTCTACCACCCGACCTGTGACGCAGCTGTTTACTCTGCCTTTCATCTCAGccaaggatggggagagagaggaggaaaggaggagagggtaaGGGAGGATTATTTTATTTCTATTATGTGGTAACAGTGGAATCATTGTCATGCATGGACTGCGTAAGCACTACCTTGTACCTTGTACCTTTAGTGTACATTCTCAACACAATCACACAAGTTACAGCGGACATGATCAAACCAACTGTATACCACTCTTTTCCTCCAGTTGTTTTACAAGAATGTTTTTCCGATATGAAACTTGTTCAAGTGAAACGAAACTCTTGTCCTGTAGAGGCAGTCAACTTACTCTTGATATCAACATTCCATYCAAACCTGAActtgttaaaacaagtcagaGTGAACAGAAAGATGAATGTGAACAACAGTTTGATATTTGACTCAGATGTCTGTCAGTAGACAAGCTCCCTAACGCTCACAAGACTGGAATGGTCTGCATGGCATATTATTTCTGCCATGACACCTGAGTAAAAGACGTTCTCGTCAATCCTACTCTATTTACAAACTGCATTGATActaaatgtactgtaatgtacagtaggCTTTACCCAAATAAAGGCCTAGCATTCATTTATCATGATGTTGATACTAATTGCAATCGTGATTCAATATGTGGACTTTGACTCATGATTCCAAACCTATCTCCTagacagagaaggaggaagaggatgccagaggggaggagaaagaggacgaAGGGTCCCAGAGTCCCCCCCTGGTGATGACCCCAGCCCTGCTCCGAGGGGATGTGGCGGGGGGTAAACCCCAAGCTCACTCTGACTCTCCCCTTCACCAGTGGGACTCCCTGGTCACAGAGCTGATCCAGAGCAGCGTTCTGCCCCAGTGTGGCTCCACAGGGGGCCAGCTCTACGTCCTGACAGGGGCCACAGGGCTCAGGCTGGGGCCCGGGATGGAGGAGGGTGGGAATGAGGGGTGTGAGGCTGGGGTGCAGTGGTCTGCAGTGTGCTGTGCTGGCCCAGAGGGACAGAGTGGGTTCAGTGTGGGGGtagtgagagagacaggtggaggggagagggtggtGAGTGTTAAGGAGCTGGAACACATGATTGGAGTGACAGATCTATTTTCAGAGGGTTGCGGGGAAGCAGATGGGGACACGGAGGGAGACATAGTGATACTGCTCAGTGATGCGATGGTCG
This region of Salvelinus sp. IW2-2015 linkage group LG6.1, ASM291031v2, whole genome shotgun sequence genomic DNA includes:
- the ino80e gene encoding INO80 complex subunit E isoform X2, which produces MNGQADMEVDYKQKYKNLKRKLKFLVYEQECFQEELRRSQRKLLKVSRDKSFLLDRLLQYERVDEDSSXSDATASSENSEGEGTRERDGGKKRRSSPGVGLPSSSHLSLLSRSGVNPLQSSGSTPYLNTVVAPLAANYPAGPTAPPTSSASFNWVPRQMLSGDAAEEEGESDGDSDRGDDDRGEGEEADLVIDIPNE
- the LOC111964627 gene encoding endonuclease domain-containing 1 protein translates to MLLLRWCPAGVSVSTAGWAGWILLGLTLTLELSLPVTALSEPDPGFSLCRQSFYRQTPPLGGGALLTPICHRLPGGQLFATLYHPTCDAAVYSAFHLSQGWGERGGKEERTEKEEEDARGEEKEDEGSQSPPLVMTPALLRGDVAGGKPQAHSDSPLHQWDSLVTELIQSSVLPQCGSTGGQLYVLTGATGLRLGPGMEEGGNEGCEAGVQWSAVCCAGPEGQSGFSVGVVRETGGGERVVSVKELEHMIGVTDLFSEGCGEADGDTEGDIVILLSDAMVGVVEKQKAVARPDAIEETLDETTDRSLEALPADTEPLIPPSEDNETLASESDTESSGNPLVYIITSSVSLLMAPLRPVVSTLIGIPGQVITDGIQYCDSSISYIHYVTESGDAVENVLLPATSSSMTGWPLSYRRTWGPSAARPTSSLCSTTWLFTSCQDGVTGVGTLAWDGVGIFGRIFDNAWWVSRVVGDQAWEQGGGYVGSVVSEMGGQVKAVGGGMGKLAWRCGNGVGNXVXLAGGLVVGRAETVVENVMEAFGQDQNXGWFXSTENVHQ
- the ino80e gene encoding INO80 complex subunit E isoform X1; the encoded protein is MNGQADMEVDYKQKYKNLKRKLKFLVYEQECFQEELRRSQRKLLKVSRDKSFLLDRLLQYERVDEDSSXSDATASSENSEGEGTRERDGGKKRRSSPGVGLPSSSHLSLLSRSGVNPLQSSGSTPYLNTLPFPPEYLAPPAERMKKERKTKAPKHKKETSGNVVAPLAANYPAGPTAPPTSSASFNWVPRQMLSGDAAEEEGESDGDSDRGDDDRGEGEEADLVIDIPNE